The genome window ATGATTTATGGGCGGGAGAGGAATGATGTGTTGGCAATGAATGTATTTAGGAGATGATGGCAAGAATTAAGGAGATAAAAGTGAAGTCCTAATTTTTTAGGAGAGATTTTTGGGATGAAATTGCGACATTCTCGGACATTAAGAAGATGCCAAATTCTTTTAGGTATCTACAAATGTAAATAATACACTGCCTCATTTGATATATACTTAATGATGTTAGGATTCTGTATATACTATTATTTAAAAATGTGATACTTATGAAAGTTTCCCTAAATGAAATCCATTCAGAATTCTTTTCCTAATTCTTGGCATTTAATAAAGTTACCTTGTAGTTTTAAATTCTGCTTCAAAATTGAATATGGAAACATCAACCTTCCTACCTAAATAGTAGGCCTTTTTAATCAAGCAAATTCAAGCGTTTCTCTAATTGAAACTTGAAGCAAAAGTAAGAACAtaaagaatatatgggaatctgcCTCAGTCAGAATTTTTCCTATTACTACTAGGTTTCTGTAACATTGCTTAAACTCCACGGATGAAGGACATATATAAATACTACCACTAACCTAAACTAAGTTTTCCCCTGCCTTCTTTAATTCCCTGATCGTTGTTTCTTCTCTTTCAATGGCTTCCCTTACCAACCATTGTTTCTTCATCTTTCTATTAGTGATCTCCTCTTTCTTTTTTGCTCCTTCTTCCGCTTACGCGCAGGCTGAAACTTCCCCGTTTTATTCCATTTACAGCCTCGAAGACAATGATTCTGCTTCTACTTCTGATCATTTAGCCGTTGTGCTTGGTCTGCCTTCTACAACATTACACCGAAGAAGGCGTTGAGTTTGAGTCCGGTATTAGTTTCATGACGCCTGGAGAAACAGTTATGAGTCCCTTTTCCTTCATAAAGAATGGCATCCCAAGCGCCTCAGCAGTCTCATCACTCGCAGATTTCTGCCTTTATGAAACTCTTCTATAAGGATTACAAGTACTCTCTTTTGCATACAAAATCTATGTCCGAAGTGTCCAAACTTGTCCCTGATATTGTGGAGACAATCAAGAGTTCTATCGAACAACTGATCAAAGATGCAGAGGCCAAACACTTTGTGGTTTCTAGAATTATTCCAATTGGTTGCCTTCCAGGTTTTCAAACGATGTTTCCCGATAATAGCAGGAAAATTCAATGTCACAAAGGACTAAATTTGTTTGCAACATTGCACAATGATTATCTATGGCAAGCGTTGGAGGAGCTACGATTGAAGTACCCTGAAGTTGAGATCATATATGCAGATTATTTCAAGGCGTTTATGGCAATTCTATGCAATCATGCATTCTTTGGATTTAAGACTAAGTGATAGAATTCAAGGGTCCACCAAATTATATAGAGAActaggttctctattagttcccatAGATATAAGTTCCTACAGAAACCATGCATACTGTAGTAAGTAAATGACAGAaggaattttacgtggaaaatttcTAGCTCAACCGGattaaaaaccatgacctacccttgtaggatttcaacttcactactgaacAACTTTCACATtacaacctatgtaacctaggaattaacctcttaatccctcactatctTGTAACACTCTATTACAAGTtattttgtaataactctattacaaagactttacagatcgactaactctagccaagataGAAAcgcaagggtttatgatttacaaagggttTCTTACGCAATGcttctaaacaagctaagtagaaattataattgaagtgctttaacaaaggtgcaacacaactaaggacatgtgatgacccaatacaAGAAGCTGGTCCTTTGTTATGTTGTtatttgttcttgatgcccttgagaatcacttgcaagattgACACAGACTTGAGAGAATGCTGCTTTTCATTCTTGAATGTGCAAGTGTTTTGTTTTACCTTTGCTTGATGTAAATAactcatttgtgacatcacttgaatgatgtaagcaagttaggtaaagggcactccccataaagttgatTGTTGCACTGTTTCTGCACTGTAGCGTGTGTAGGAAGCAACTTTACATCTCGGGCAGTTGACTTGTGTAGTTTTCTCGGGAAACGGTAGCTATCTattccctctgttgttcctttgactctgaagagttgaaccatatcccaagctggaaccttttgatcttaaggtcttgagaatgtgtaacaggttccttatctggttcttgacagtaagtttgttagatcatcaaaacataacagggaTATACATATAGCCTATCAATTTCCCCcgttttgatgatgacaaacttataattcatGTTCCCCCTAAGAACCAGCATTTCCTGAGTTCCCCCTGAATCAGTTACCCAACCTGTTCCCCCTGAATTAGTTtctccccttttggcatcataaaaagattagtAACATGCTTACAACAAAAAGAAGTCTAGCTTGAGTTGATTCATGCCacttgtgtgcacacaacatGACTAAAAATAGAGCATAAAGAGCAAGACGTACACAGCAAAAGGATGAAACTTCTATTAATTTTTGGAAATTAAGTAGGGAGTAGTTCCATTGTTACCAACACATCCACAAAATAAAAACAGCAAAAACAGAAGTACCAGTCATAAACATCATCAGAACTAAAACAAAGGACATACACTAGCATTTGATACTGGAAAGGGAACACGTTCTAGGGAGCACTGGAGTGGGAAGGCTTAGATGAAGAGGCAAGGGTTTTAAGAAGGATGTCCATGCAAGCATTAGCTGACATCTGCTCATTGAGCAGTTTCTCCTTCAGGTCCTCAACTTGTTTCCTGAGGTCGGCATTTTCTTTGGTCAGACGGGCAACCTCTGTGCTATGAGAGCAGCGAGAACCAGGTGCCTCCTGAAGCTGACTTAGTTGACCCTCAAGAATGGCATTCCTTGCCTTCAGCTTCCTTATCTTATCAGTGGCACTATTTTGGGCGTTGATCAACTGGGAGATAGTAGAAGTGCCACCAACCCCTCCAACCTTATCAATGCACTCACATTCCTCGAGGGTGGTCTTAGAGAAGGTTTGCTTACGAGTACCCACTTTGGATTTTCCCAAAGGGACTTTGAAGAACTCAAAATCTTTAGTGAGGAGGAACCCGTAAGGCAtcccatgattaccatccttgaACTCTGCCACCTTCTGCATGTGTTCTATCATGATGCCAGGCATGTTGATAGTTTTGTATCTATCTAGTGCTTCCATGAGAACCAAGTCTGCCCGAGATATAATGGACCTTTGTTCTACACGAGGGAGCAAAACCTTGTTCACCAATTCAAACAAAAGTTGGTACactggaaggagggccttcttgtgtaCCCGTTCCCCTTGCTGGACTGCCTTATCCTTCAAGATAGCATTTCTAAAGTTCGAAGAGCAAGTTCCCTGAACAGAAGACAAACCCTCAGCAGGCACTCCCAAGATAGTTCCCAGCACAGCAGAGTCCATCACACGATCAATACCATTCACCATCACACAAATATGATCATCCTCAACTGTAAAAATGTCGGCATAAAGACTACGCACTTCGTCCTCATAAACTTTGGGACAGTCACCTCTGAACAGGTGTGTCCACTGTTGAAATTCACAGATCTCCACCAATTGGCATATGCCAGCCATATCTAGAATATCAAGGGCAAATGTATGGACCCACAACACCttttgatttttcaatttttccttGCTAGCATCCTAGGTATCATCAATCTTGGTCTTtttggaggaaccaggttcctcactaGCATCACCCTTCCTTTTTACTGATGTGCGAGCACTCTTTCCTTTCTCAGCAGATTTCCCAGACACCCTTTTCGTAGACACTTTTTCAACTGATTCTTCTGTCACTTGTTCCCCAGATTCCTCAACTACCTTTTTACAAGATTTTTCATCCTCAACCTTGCTCAAGTCCATTTCACTCACAGATGACTCCCTTTTGGACTTTGGAATATTAAGTTTCTATGAAGACTTACGAaccaaggaaccaggttcctcttctACCTCATCATCAACATCAACGACTAGTGCAGGAGGCACTACCTTCTCATTTACAACCTTTCCATCTTTCAccaatctcctcttcttcttttccttaAAACTGACTCAAATTCTTCCTTCTTCTACAACCTAGTGATAGGTCTCTTAGGAGTTGGCACTTGAGTAGTGGCCTGTCTACTCCTAACCTTGATAAAACTAGCAATAGCCAAATTATCATAATCATCTACACTGTCCTCATTCTCCCCTTCAGATAACGATCTCATTTCAGGAACAACCATGGACAAAGGCTCAGCGTAGAAGTGAGAAGAGGAAGTAGGATAAGTACTGACCTGGGTTGCTTAAGAGGAACCAAGGGTTGGCTCCTCTTGGGTGGAGGGATCAGGTCCCTCAGTTGGTGCCCCAGTAGTACTGTCCGGTACTGATGTTTCAACAGGTGAGGACACAGTGGGGACGACACTTGGAACATTTTGTGTTTCCTGATTGTCAGACATGGTCGAGTGTATTTAGTTGAAGAAGAGAGTTTGAAGAAGGGAAAAAAGGGAATTTTGGATTCGTGATATGAACAGTTCTGAAAGTGACTGTGAATAGATTTATTTGAGAGGAGATATAGACCGGTTGGGGTATCAATTTTGGGTATTCGGGTCGCTTTATAAAGGGTGAGACACTTTGATTCAATAAGCAAAAAGAAACTGACAATATAATGACGTGGCACCATTTCAGCCGTTTAAAAAATTATGCATGAGAGTATAAAGGAGCTACTAACCTGTGTCAAAGGAACCAAGTTCCCTCACAAAGTTTGAAAATGTATGCCTCATCCTTTGACCAATCGTGCAATGCATTAGCTACTTGTCTGCTCTGTAATCGTCATGCATATCTACATGTAATGGTATAGAGATAAGTTAGACTTTgctagaaaatactttttagctatTTTACCTATACacttctttcatagccaatcatcgtGGGACCAGGTCCCTGGCTAGACTTTATCACCCCTAGTGCCAAGCGATTCTTTTCAAAGTTCTCTCTGCTCAGTGCTTTGGTGACGATATCTGTAATTTGATCTTCTATGCTGCAAAACATCATGCAGATGAGCCCTTTCTCAACATTGTCTCGAACCTTTCTAGCGGCTGCTTGATCCAGAACAGTGAAGCATAGCAAG of Nicotiana tomentosiformis unplaced genomic scaffold, ASM39032v3 Un00358, whole genome shotgun sequence contains these proteins:
- the LOC104101607 gene encoding GDSL esterase/lipase At1g28650-like; translated protein: MASQAPQQSHHSQISAFMKLFYKDYKYSLLHTKSMSEVSKLVPDIVETIKSSIEQLIKDAEAKHFVVSRIIPIGCLPGFQTMFPDNSRKIQCHKGLNLFATLHNDYLWQALEELRLKYPEVEIIYADYFKAFMAILCNHAFFGFKTK